From the Nitrospirota bacterium genome, one window contains:
- a CDS encoding tetratricopeptide repeat protein: MLVALPYLNTFRVPFYEDDRPHITNNPSVVGMGDLSAKRLWDAAFTSPLPSRPVPNLTLGLNYYLHGFSLPGYHAFNQLVHSLCVVLLFHVFFLLLTFHENQILIRNRRMVAFLAALLWGVHPIHTQVVTYIVQRMTSMAALFYLSSFRSFLIYRNEASKHPSIHRILSCLFYVLALGSKETSLTLPLLVLIYELLLVPGKPGQALWRRFSGTFLFGGLAAGASVFYTIFYATGFNKFQVALGVESFPGIQASLGMLVSRALTNCRALFFYLELLGTPSPKNLSLFREFEASRSLFEPPTTTLALLATAGLVWACVSLRKSNPLAVFLVLWFPVHLSVEGAMAGLRAVFDHRMYLSSAGVVLLCVGLLAPRILRNRAVLLMGLASVSLALGTMTLLRNRIWADPETFWQLAVKNSPSQPGAWNNLGIVYAEKGRYEEALGYYEESLHRNPNYLFAHQNRAHAFIQLGEYEKALTAAEFVLSIDSGWAKSHEIAAMACEKLGDSAQALSHYEKAAALSKTAHSYALLGSYLSRLAEWQEAAHAYQKALDRDPRYEDVYVNLGALYLLNLNKPTEARKIAEKGLDHSPEDPDLLVIAGLSHCQLLDFPVALTLLWRAKGLTSPGYPRLGLLEDGLAKASNGIRCFR, encoded by the coding sequence TTGCTGGTTGCACTCCCCTATCTCAATACGTTTCGGGTCCCTTTCTACGAGGATGACAGACCACACATCACCAACAACCCTTCCGTGGTTGGAATGGGCGACCTTTCAGCGAAGCGCCTTTGGGATGCTGCTTTCACAAGCCCGCTGCCAAGTCGCCCGGTTCCGAACCTGACTCTCGGGCTCAACTACTATTTGCACGGCTTCAGCCTGCCTGGATACCATGCTTTCAATCAGCTTGTTCACTCGCTTTGCGTGGTCTTGCTCTTCCATGTCTTCTTTCTTCTCCTGACTTTCCACGAGAATCAGATCCTGATTCGGAACCGGCGAATGGTTGCGTTTCTCGCGGCCTTGTTGTGGGGGGTCCACCCTATTCACACGCAGGTGGTGACATACATCGTTCAGCGCATGACGTCCATGGCTGCGCTGTTCTATCTGTCATCTTTCAGGAGCTTCTTGATCTATCGAAATGAAGCTTCCAAGCATCCGAGTATTCATCGGATCCTATCCTGCCTATTCTATGTTCTCGCACTGGGGTCCAAGGAAACTTCGTTGACGCTTCCCCTATTGGTCCTGATCTACGAACTCTTGCTCGTCCCGGGCAAGCCCGGCCAGGCTCTCTGGAGGAGATTTTCCGGAACCTTCTTGTTCGGTGGATTGGCCGCAGGCGCATCCGTCTTCTACACCATCTTCTACGCAACCGGGTTCAACAAGTTCCAGGTTGCCCTTGGCGTTGAGTCTTTTCCGGGGATTCAAGCTTCACTGGGCATGCTGGTTTCGAGAGCATTGACGAACTGTCGCGCGTTGTTTTTCTACTTGGAGCTGTTGGGTACTCCCTCCCCAAAGAATCTGAGCCTCTTTCGGGAGTTCGAGGCTTCCCGCTCTCTCTTCGAACCTCCGACAACAACGCTCGCCTTGCTGGCCACGGCAGGTCTTGTCTGGGCTTGCGTCTCGCTTCGCAAGTCGAACCCGCTTGCCGTGTTTCTTGTACTCTGGTTTCCGGTGCACTTGAGCGTGGAAGGGGCCATGGCTGGACTCAGAGCCGTTTTCGATCATCGAATGTATCTCTCTTCGGCCGGCGTCGTCCTGTTATGTGTTGGCCTGCTCGCGCCCAGAATCCTTAGGAACAGAGCGGTCCTGCTCATGGGTCTGGCATCGGTCAGCCTTGCGTTGGGAACAATGACGTTACTCAGAAACAGGATTTGGGCAGATCCAGAAACCTTTTGGCAATTGGCGGTGAAAAATAGCCCCTCGCAGCCCGGCGCTTGGAACAATCTTGGCATCGTCTACGCGGAGAAAGGCCGCTACGAAGAAGCCTTGGGCTACTACGAAGAGAGCTTGCACAGGAACCCCAACTACCTGTTTGCTCACCAGAACCGGGCGCATGCCTTTATCCAATTGGGAGAATACGAGAAAGCACTGACAGCCGCTGAATTTGTGCTGTCGATCGATTCCGGTTGGGCAAAAAGCCACGAAATCGCCGCGATGGCCTGCGAAAAGCTGGGAGATAGCGCCCAAGCACTCTCCCACTACGAGAAGGCCGCCGCCCTCTCCAAGACTGCGCATAGCTATGCCCTGTTGGGCAGTTACCTGAGCAGGTTGGCTGAGTGGCAGGAAGCTGCCCACGCCTACCAAAAGGCCCTCGACCGAGACCCGAGGTACGAAGACGTTTACGTCAACCTAGGTGCGCTTTACCTGCTTAATCTGAACAAGCCCACGGAGGCTCGCAAGATCGCGGAAAAAGGTCTCGATCACTCCCCAGAAGACCCCGATCTTCTGGTTATTGCGGGCCTCTCGCACTGTCAACTCCTGGACTTTCCTGTCGCGCTAACCCTCCTGTGGAGAGCCAAGGGGCTTACCTCCCCCGGGTATCCGAGATTAGGACTCCTTGAGGATGGACTGGCCAAGGCTTCGAATGGAATCCGATGTTTCAGATAG
- a CDS encoding exo-alpha-sialidase → MGSNDRSIQIIARGNVDEILSSAVGPHTSISVKGHAREVLMGGTLHEIVLGGPFLGVGTIDGPLGSLAVLGGLTAVTNTWNIDAPTGTVDITGNVNQPINISADVSTLHITGNLNPGSGITVSWPAEVKSIVIDGNLSGDIFIQGGSTVENIFVGGNFTGSITIGSGGKLRNFQVVGNNNGTSPVTPSVGTSACATNTAPTAVADADSSRFPATQLIGVHSSDLEQTSASLGYLWTYVSGVAPSVLFSPNATSQSVCDAPAETCSSCSSDCGTCPLVFSTPINVSGTPLIGKGFAAVASVAPSTIYVIWQQHLGGGEVHIMFTKSTDGGVGFSPAMDLTALAGLTVEYLESTPSVAANAAGQVFVATRNQVTGEVLFRRSLDGGSTFSLPISISTPGVRPVHIIVAADTQVIGTVYVTYNELATGAIKLRRSTDAESSFLPAVQLPLGGPAFTDVATGPGPGAVSVVASYPIGSWETQRDIFFIRSADSGVSFSPPVNVSNNPGWSEIPATSSASTGTYAIWRDCDRTNSTCPYRLLFSRSLDSGATFSIPVDIFGTGVSGGEPDVDADNAGNVYVVAEVFPPVGSLLSSSIGLRRSSNGGATFGPTVSLSSGRFHTRPAIHVDSDRNVTVAWEQDGDIYLARAAAP, encoded by the coding sequence TTGGGTTCCAACGACCGCTCGATCCAGATTATCGCAAGAGGTAACGTCGACGAGATTCTCTCCTCCGCAGTCGGCCCGCACACCTCGATCAGCGTCAAAGGACACGCGCGTGAAGTACTCATGGGGGGAACTCTACACGAAATTGTTCTGGGTGGTCCTTTTCTCGGTGTCGGGACGATCGATGGCCCTCTTGGCTCGCTGGCCGTGTTGGGGGGATTGACTGCTGTCACCAACACTTGGAACATTGATGCCCCAACAGGCACCGTTGATATCACGGGAAATGTAAATCAGCCCATAAACATTTCCGCCGACGTAAGTACACTTCACATCACCGGAAATCTGAACCCTGGAAGCGGAATTACGGTATCTTGGCCCGCGGAGGTGAAAAGCATCGTGATCGACGGTAACCTCAGCGGCGATATTTTCATCCAAGGTGGTTCGACAGTGGAGAATATCTTTGTTGGTGGAAACTTCACAGGGAGTATTACAATAGGCTCCGGTGGGAAGTTACGGAACTTCCAAGTTGTCGGAAACAACAACGGGACATCTCCCGTTACCCCAAGTGTGGGGACCTCTGCTTGTGCCACGAACACGGCACCAACGGCTGTCGCGGATGCAGATTCCAGCCGGTTTCCAGCGACTCAACTCATCGGGGTGCATTCCAGCGATCTGGAGCAAACCTCGGCCTCGCTCGGGTATCTCTGGACCTACGTTTCGGGTGTTGCCCCAAGCGTGCTCTTTTCGCCCAACGCGACCTCTCAGAGCGTTTGTGATGCGCCAGCGGAAACCTGCTCATCTTGTTCAAGTGATTGCGGGACATGCCCTCTGGTGTTTTCCACCCCTATTAACGTTTCAGGTACGCCTCTCATAGGCAAAGGTTTCGCAGCCGTAGCAAGTGTTGCCCCGAGTACAATTTACGTAATATGGCAGCAACATTTGGGGGGGGGCGAGGTCCACATCATGTTCACCAAGTCAACCGATGGAGGCGTAGGTTTCTCGCCTGCTATGGACCTTACGGCGCTCGCCGGCCTCACGGTGGAGTATCTAGAGTCCACCCCATCCGTAGCGGCGAATGCAGCAGGCCAGGTCTTTGTTGCGACGCGCAACCAAGTCACCGGAGAGGTGCTCTTCCGCCGCTCGCTGGACGGAGGGAGTACCTTTTCCTTACCCATCTCCATCTCCACTCCTGGCGTGCGACCGGTCCACATAATCGTGGCAGCCGATACGCAGGTGATTGGAACCGTGTACGTGACTTACAATGAACTGGCTACGGGGGCCATCAAGCTGAGACGCTCAACTGATGCTGAATCCAGCTTCCTGCCGGCCGTGCAACTGCCGCTGGGAGGTCCAGCCTTCACCGATGTCGCGACAGGCCCGGGTCCAGGCGCTGTCTCTGTAGTCGCGAGCTATCCCATAGGATCTTGGGAAACGCAACGCGACATTTTCTTCATTCGCTCGGCTGACAGTGGTGTCAGCTTTTCCCCGCCCGTAAATGTATCCAATAATCCAGGGTGGTCCGAGATACCAGCAACTTCATCTGCCAGCACAGGCACCTATGCGATTTGGCGCGACTGCGACCGTACCAATAGCACCTGCCCCTATAGACTCTTGTTTAGCCGTTCCCTAGACAGCGGCGCGACATTCTCAATCCCGGTGGACATATTTGGGACGGGAGTGTCCGGAGGTGAACCCGATGTCGATGCCGACAATGCGGGGAATGTTTACGTTGTGGCCGAAGTTTTTCCCCCTGTGGGATCCTTGCTCTCATCTTCCATCGGGCTACGACGCTCTTCGAACGGTGGCGCTACTTTTGGTCCCACTGTTTCACTCTCCAGTGGCCGATTCCACACTAGACCTGCCATCCACGTGGATTCTGACCGAAATGTCACTGTCGCATGGGAACAGGATGGAGATATATACCTTGCACGTGCCGCGGCGCCATGA